From a single Anomaloglossus baeobatrachus isolate aAnoBae1 chromosome 8, aAnoBae1.hap1, whole genome shotgun sequence genomic region:
- the CMPK1 gene encoding UMP-CMP kinase isoform X2, which produces MTHLRPLHTSVCPKYGYTHLSAGDLLRDERKRPGSEYGELIESYIRDGKIVPVEITISLLQRAMEQTMAANIEKNKFLIDGFPRNEDNLQGWDRTMDGKAAVSFVLFFDCDNETCIARCLERGKSSGRSDDNRESLEKRIQTYLQSTRPIIDLYEQRGKVRKVDAAQSVDQVFNKVKEIFEREG; this is translated from the exons AAATACGGCTACACCCATCTGTCAGCGGGAGACTTGCTGCGTGACGAGAGGAAGAGGCCCGGCTCTGAGTACGGGGAACTGATCGAGTCCTACATCAGGGACGGGAAGATCGTCCCGGTGGAGATCACCATCAGCCTGCTGCAGAGG GCAATGGAGCAAACCATGGCGGCAAATATCGAGAAGAATAAATTTCTTATTGACGGCTTTCCCAGGAACGAGGACAACCTGCAGGGCTGGGACAGGACCATGGATGGGAAGGCGGCCGTGTCCTTTGTGCTCTTCTTTGACTGCGATAATGAG ACTTGCATTGCTCGCTGCTTGGAAAGAGGGAAGAGCAGCGGGAGAAGTGACGATAACCGGGAGAGCCTGGAGAAGAG GATCCAGACGTACCTCCAGTCCACCAGGCCCATCATTGACCTGTATGAGCAGAGGGGAAAGGTCCGAAAAGTTGATGCCGCACAATCTGTAGATCAG GTCTTCAACAAAGTCAAAGAAATCTTTGAGCGTGAGGGATAA
- the CMPK1 gene encoding UMP-CMP kinase isoform X1 — MLFRAVSRVPAVSARALLCAVMKPLVVFVLGGPGAGKGTQCERIVEKYGYTHLSAGDLLRDERKRPGSEYGELIESYIRDGKIVPVEITISLLQRAMEQTMAANIEKNKFLIDGFPRNEDNLQGWDRTMDGKAAVSFVLFFDCDNETCIARCLERGKSSGRSDDNRESLEKRIQTYLQSTRPIIDLYEQRGKVRKVDAAQSVDQVFNKVKEIFEREG, encoded by the exons ATGCTCTTCCGTGCAGTGTCCCGGGTCCCTGCAGTGTCCGCCCGCGCTCTCCTCTGCGCCGTCATGAAGCCGCTCGTAGTGTTCGTCCTCGGAGGACCGGGCGCCGGGAAGGGGACGCAGTGTGAGAGGATCGTGGAG AAATACGGCTACACCCATCTGTCAGCGGGAGACTTGCTGCGTGACGAGAGGAAGAGGCCCGGCTCTGAGTACGGGGAACTGATCGAGTCCTACATCAGGGACGGGAAGATCGTCCCGGTGGAGATCACCATCAGCCTGCTGCAGAGG GCAATGGAGCAAACCATGGCGGCAAATATCGAGAAGAATAAATTTCTTATTGACGGCTTTCCCAGGAACGAGGACAACCTGCAGGGCTGGGACAGGACCATGGATGGGAAGGCGGCCGTGTCCTTTGTGCTCTTCTTTGACTGCGATAATGAG ACTTGCATTGCTCGCTGCTTGGAAAGAGGGAAGAGCAGCGGGAGAAGTGACGATAACCGGGAGAGCCTGGAGAAGAG GATCCAGACGTACCTCCAGTCCACCAGGCCCATCATTGACCTGTATGAGCAGAGGGGAAAGGTCCGAAAAGTTGATGCCGCACAATCTGTAGATCAG GTCTTCAACAAAGTCAAAGAAATCTTTGAGCGTGAGGGATAA